The window AGAGTCTATCATAGTTAGCGTAAATGATAAATTCTatactatatttattaaaaaaaaaaattataataaaaaaaaaattttaaaaattgtgaaCAAGTCTCAAAAATCAGGACATTTGACAAATCAGGACCGTATCAGGACAAGCCAATCATAATCAGGACATGTCCTGCTAAATCAGGACGCATGGTAACcctatatattatacattattTCTAACCAATTATACCCACTCGCTTCCTTTCTGGAATGACATAACTTAACTTATGCcattttgattgattttttacgGGTCCTGTAGGTTTTTctgtaataattttcttttttgactatttatttgtcagccaatatttatttcatattgtCTAGATACTAAAGAATATTTTACGCGTTATGGCTGCCTTTCTGGAATGACATAAGTTAACTTATTTTTCACCCTCTTTTAACCGAATACCACCCCCAAACATGAACTTTGACGTGGCAGCCCAAAGGTTTACCTAAAGTACCCACCAAGATAAGtcttcacaaaaaaaattaaccattCTGGAGATGGCATAACTTTTTGCACGATGGGGGCCCTGACTAAAATGTCCACGTAAACTATTCGTCGTTCTCATACttggaaatattttcataGATCTGTCGCTGATTGGTTTGGAATAGCCGAATCAACTTTATGGCAAAGTGTACAAATGCATTAACTTGAATTGCACCTCAAATAATTTCTTGGCCTACACTTGCACAACGTCAAGTAATACGTGCTGCATTTGATTCGAACAAGTtgctaaatcagtaaaattgtTCCACTTAACTTTCGGCTTTATTTTGTGACACTGTCCACTCAAAGTTGATGGTTGATTATTGACATCTGTAAACACCTCCATATTATCATAATCgttttgttcatttaaaaaatctttatcGAGGTACTTTTCATCAATGAACGATTCTTTCACGATTCCTAACATTTTTCAGTGGAACACTTGTTTTGTCATTGTTgctgtcatcatcatcacaaatgTAAATAGCAAGATGAAATGATTgaactatattattattcaattcaaCACTTGTAATTTCATtagctgaaaaaataataaggatttcttataataaattaataaacaataatcaaaagcataaataatttgaaaagtTATGATAACTATCACTTACATTTTCAAAACTATAAAATCATTCGTATTATACagaacttaatttttttatccataatggtttttaaaactgtttgtttatgaaaatttttcttgtatatatacaaacactCGGCTGAAAACGGATAGACAAAAGGCATGGATTTTTGTATTTAGACTTCCATGACAAAAGGCCATAAAGTCTGGTATATTTTATGGagaattttgtcatttttgttattcccagcatttttattgaattgcaGGTAttgcagagcgaaaaaaaTAGAGGGGAAAAATCCGTGAATAAACGAATGCACCCTAGAATATTCAAGTCTATTCGctcacaaataataattaatgaagcaaataacatgaaataattttccatTGTGTTTGACGATGGGACTTACAGTCACTGACATTATCATATGACATAAGGAACATCACAAAGATTATAAATGGTTATATAAAATTCTGAAAACAGATTCTAAATAATAGGCAAACGAGTCAATCAAAACTTCATTATAGACTCAAATGTAAATGCAAAACTAATGATATTTTACGTTAGACGAAATTCTACTTAATTCATGACGTTTCTAGTTTCGGAACTATAAAAAAGCTCTATAGTTTATCAGatgtttaaaattgtttatttttgcattcacagttaaatatacatttactgGCATATATACCATGTCAATggtatgaaacaaaaaaaaatcacaaattcgaattttttggtttttcagTAAAAATTAAGTACGCATAAGTACGTTGTGCATCTGAAGAAAACTCCTTCATAATCTTTAATTGTCAGTTAAATGgcacttttttattgttggaatgttgtaatgaaaatattgtgcGCTTCATGTTTTTAAGTttggtgatttatttttgtttatcaagcACGTTGAGACAAAAAAGATGTAACTATAAGGAGAAGACAGCAAACAGTAATAGCAGTCggataaatattgttgtaatattttttcgaagattgataaaaaaataaataaacaaaaattaaatgcacTAAATGACCACGCAGTCATTTGAtggctttgttttttttaaattataaaaaaattgaacataaaaaattgattaattttacattcgtTCGTCTCGGAATTGAaacaagttattttaaaatctattAATTAGAAATTCATATTTAGAACGCTTACTTAAATTTTCTGTCGCGTCaatgtgatgatgataatatgttatatattgaaattattgtagaGTATCATTAGTTTCACCATTCGCAGTAATTCTATGCTTTGATTGAACGTAACTGTACATTGTTTGAAGGGGTACATGCAGCAATTCCacaatttgtataaaatttggttctaaaaacaaaaaaaaacaatgcagttaaattaataattaaatcaaattacaTTTCCAAAggtgaaaaatgaataatattaccGTTTTCGGGTGTGATATAACCATGTCTAATTAAAAAGTCGAGTGCAACTGGAATAGATGTCGTcttaaaatttgatgatagtATTCTTTCGATGCATTCATGAACTGGTAACAACTCGAATGTCTCGACTTCGCCGTCACTATTGCTTGGCACAAAATCCGTTGGCAATTCAAGATCATAGACAAACTCAGTATTAGGAAAAAGACCTCTCTCACTTTCGAAAAAAAGTGATATACATCCAGCGCTTTTaagttttgttaataaattggTTGGTATACTTCCCTCTTCGCCAGCTTCTTTAACAGCAGTTTCATGAATACCAAAACCAACGCTCAAACCACCACTTATCATCGAATCCCAGTATGAAGGCCAAgttctaaataaaattgaccaaattttattgtttttcaatgattaaatGAATTGCTAGTTGCTTACTGTTTATTTGGACTACGTTTTTGCAACCAAATGGACAGGCCTTTAACTGGATCCATTACGTATCCATTGATATCTACTCCATACTTGCGAATACCAAATAAACCTGATTGAAGATAACATCgatacatatgaaaaaaatattgttaattatttcttaCTTTCTTCTGTTACCAAAATGCGATACAAGTgtgaagataataataataaatgaatgaaaaaaaaaaaacacttacaTGTAGCTGAACGATCCATTTTAAAAAGAGGTGGAGTGTTAAATTGTGCACGTACATCATAACATTCTTCTCTCCAACCTCttaatgttataaa is drawn from Aphidius gifuensis isolate YNYX2018 linkage group LG3, ASM1490517v1, whole genome shotgun sequence and contains these coding sequences:
- the LOC122851969 gene encoding uncharacterized protein YJR142W: MADFDTVPMSRLLKIANKFNCFYLSGFHGGDCRAFIVDGQQVGLVRPDVMKELLNYPHVFQVQPDCVQLNPAFRGYAERSARVDEVLREWKAGGKFITLRGWREECYDVRAQFNTPPLFKMDRSATCLFGIRKYGVDINGYVMDPVKGLSIWLQKRSPNKQTWPSYWDSMISGGLSVGFGIHETAVKEAGEEGSIPTNLLTKLKSAGCISLFFESERGLFPNTEFVYDLELPTDFVPSNSDGEVETFELLPVHECIERILSSNFKTTSIPVALDFLIRHGYITPENEPNFIQIVELLHVPLQTMYSYVQSKHRITANGETNDTLQ